From the Daphnia magna isolate NIES linkage group LG3, ASM2063170v1.1, whole genome shotgun sequence genome, one window contains:
- the LOC116919720 gene encoding uncharacterized protein LOC116919720 — protein sequence MSHIPSKDSLQSRTKKKVKPVKVFSDGKSGTILPVIESQSTGKTKSLSSGSQKRRLFLGKCSQVEAVHTAKFNRKISSQTIRIENETSSVDIVQRMQTFGIPTASYQPALCGHIVATPQSQQTINQPMFQTSVALMKNLETLKIFEIETRKLVNLKMEKDIRVQKSVNAKITTVLDQTRPVFSRLQPISLNVEQLTIQDESKLQTLAEKYAPQIRYKDPRICLEDFVDCVVISGTPVIPEYSFHELCYHYLIDPFIETQMLGDQLMPYIFGFNNS from the exons ATGTCACACATTCCATCCAAAGATTCTTTACAGTCCaggaccaaaaaaaaagttaaaccAGTAAAAGTTTTTAGTGACGGGAAAAGTGGAACAATTCTACCGGTTATTGAATCACAGAGTACTGGTAAAACAAAATCTCTGTCATCGGGTTCGCAGAAACGGCGTTTGTTTTTAGGCAAATGTTCACAGGTTGAAGCTGTCCACACTGCAAAATTCAACCGTAAAATCAGCTCACAGACCATtagaattgaaaatgaaacctCAAGTGTGGATATAGTGCAAAGAATGCAAACTTTTGGTATACCTACAGCAAGCTATCAACCAGCATTGTGTGGCCACATAGTTGCCACCCCACAAAGTCAACAAACGATTAACCAACCAATGTTTCAAACCTCTGTGGCTCTTATGAAAAACCTTGagactttaaaaatatttgaaattgaaacaagaaaattagTCAATCTTAAGATGGAAAAAGATATAAGAGTGCAGAAATCTGTGAATGCTAAG ATAACAACAGTCTTGGATCAAACCCGGCCAGTTTTTTCACGGCTCCAACCTATCTCATTAAACGTCGAACAGCTTACGATTCAGGATGAATCAAAACTTCAAACCTTAGCAGAGAAGTATGCTCCACAAATTCGTTACAAGGATCCGCGAATTTGCTTGGAAGATTTTGTGGATTGTGTTGTTATCTCGGGAACTCCAGTTATTCCAGAATACTCTTTCCATGAATTGTGTTATCATTATCTCATTGATCCATTTATTGAAACGCAAATGCTGGGGGATCAATTGATGCCATACATTTTTGGTTTCAATAATTCATAG